The genomic DNA ATGCATTCCGTTGATGAAGAATGTGTCGAGCCCGCCGAGAAAGGGATATCTTTCAAGTAGCACGTGGCTATCTATCTGAAGACCGTATCCTAGTCGACCTGCGGTCGCCGATCGAGCGCGCCCTTGAGCCTGCTTACGCCTCGAACAACATGGCTACCTTACGAAAATTCGCCCTGGCTCTAAGTCTTATCGGCCTTGTGCTTGCGCAGGACACGCCACAGCCATCCGCTTCTGAGACCACTGCcgcaacttcttcgcctACGACAACTGCGGTGCAATGCGGAGGAGCGAACTCTGCGAATGGAACAATCTACTCCGATACTTCAAGTGGAACCAACAAGACATTCATCATTGAATGTGGTGTCGACTATAATACCACCGCAAATGAGCTTCTTGCCTATCTGACTGTCAGTGGACCGGTTGAGCTTCTTTTGTCAAGTTGCATCAGTTTGTGCGCCAATACAGCTGGTTGCGTTGACCTCAGCTTGACCGGTAGAGCCTGCTTGTTAAAATCCAGTATCACTGGACGCAACGCTGTTCCAAGAGAGGACGACTTCGGTGGTGCTCGCCTGCTATCGCCCTTGCCAGAGGTTGCATCAGTACAGACCGCATTAGCAGAGACTGCATCAGCAGAGCCTGCATCAGCAGAGGCTGCATCCGTGGAGATCGCCACGACTGAATCTCTAACGTCTACGATCGCATCTTCAACGTCTACTCTTACATACTCGACGGCTACGACAACCGTACATTATGCTCCCAGCGCAACGCCGAATGACCCCAACTGGATTCTCACTCCGTTACCGTATGCGCCATGGATGGATCTTCCCCCGACGAGTTCGCGAACTATTCTGGCATCTTCAACTGCCTCTCCGATCTCCTCAGCAGCTGCCGCGGCTGGCGCAGCAACTACCTGCAGACCAGATACAACACCGCAATGCCCAGTCTGTAACCGTAGGTTCATGACAATCGAAGACCCGGAGGACTCGGCCAACGCATACGGTTTCCGAATTCAATGCGGGACCGAGTACCTGGGTGGGGCCATGGAAGGAGGAGGCGAGGGCTACAGAGGGCTCCGAGGCTTCAGATTCTGCACTGAAGATTGTGCTTACACGCCAGGctgtgttgctgttgcttaCGATTACGTGGGAGGCGTCTGCTCGTTCATTAGCACGACTGAGGGGGGAACTCAAGCTAATAGCAGCATCTGGGGGGCGTTCTCGCTGGACTACTGAGTGAACGAAAGCTGCACGTCTAGTCGTAAGCTAGATGAATGCCATGAAAACAGTATGTAGTGAGCTTGCCAGCTAAGATCGCAATCGCTCGACAGAATGCACAGCTCGCTATCGTCATCTGCACGAGTCATTGTCAGGTTATGTTTTGGTCTGCGAGCAAGTGGCCGACGAATTCACTGCATCACCTTAGAGCACTTGACAGGAGGGATTTCTTTATCATTTACTGCCCCAATTAAGTTGCGACAGCTCAAAGGCTGGCTGCACACATCTCCGATGCGAAGACGAGGTAACAGCCCTTGTCTCTCCAATGGAAGTATGCGTTGCAACGAAAGAGAGATCGTACTTTATTAGGTTGGCATTGCAACACGAGACAAGAAATAGTTCCATGCTGCAAGTTGAAGTTCGACGCATTCTAGTACGGGCAGAAGTCGCATATCGCCAGACCACTCAAGTAATGCTATAAAGGAATATGCCCTATCCGTGTTTCGACTTTTACACTCGTCATACCTTGGACCGCCCCACACTGAGCAACAATCTTATACGTAGCTTGTATTAAGGGCCATGTTCCATTAATCCGACTGTAGGCCATCATCATAATGTCGAATCTGGAATACTGCGTCATAAGCTTCGATGTAGTTCTTTCCATGACCGACACAATCGTTGATCTTGCTCGTCCATAGATTCCGGGCGGTCATGGCGCCTCCATCCAATATTTGACTGAAAGAAAGGCACCGTGCAGTGTCATTCGACAATCTGAAATGCCGTCGTGCCTTCAAGGTACCGTTCTTGCGTCTCATACGGTGACTGTCACAGTCTGCTGGTATTGTACCGTTGATCTAACGGTGGCGATTGGGAATTGGGTATTGATGATCGTGTTCTGCAGCGCAAGAGTGCTCAACGCTGTTCCAACAACGGTCGTCGTCACTACAGTCGGTACCACAGTCACCACTTGCTGTGTCGTGATCTGAACAATGGTAGTGGTGAAGACTTGTAGCGACACGAAAGTAGTGGGCACGACCCGCAAGGAAAGGGAAACCGCTGTCTGGTCCGGCAAGGTTGTCGAGACTGTGGCCGTTTGGGTGATCGCCGAGGTGACGGTAGCCGAACGAGTTCCGACAGAGATACTTGTGAACGGGAACGCGGTGAGACTCGTGCGGGTGATGAATATGGTGGTGATGTATTGGACTCGAGGGGGCGCGTAGTAGATCTAGGTCGATCGATGAGCATCTCGCCTTGAGTCAACAGGAGCTGGCGAACTCACCTCATTATATCCAGCCCAATAAGGAGCTTTGATGATTGCAACATTGTTTGCACCATCGTCTGGATCCTCCGTGAAGGATATGGGCAGTCGTTCATTGGGTTCGTCAGGCTCAGAGTCTAGCACAGTCCAGCCGAAGCAGTCACCAATGTTCGTGCCAACATCAGGCGCATCTGTCACAAGCAGTAAGTCAAGTGTGAATTCGTCTTCCGCGCGATGACCGTACCTGGGTCGGAAGGTAGAAAGTTCCACGCGAGGCAGTACGGATCCACATGGCCTAGTCAGCCTGTCAGTGTCGTGGCTTCGCAAACGGATAGATTTGAGACTGTACACAGAATCAGGCATTGTGATCTAGTCACACCAGATTGCGTGACGTCGCCATTATCGTCCAGATACGAAAGCATGCCCGCGTTGCATCGAATGATATACAACTCGCGCCCAGCTGGGGCGGCAGTGAAATATTGCAGGGTGTTGTTGTCGCCAGGGCATGAGAAATCACTCATATCAGCCCTGGCCCTGTGGACCCAAAGAGTTGAAACGAAGCATGCCAACAGCCGTAGGGTTCGCATCTCGAAAGAACCCGGCGCGTAGGCAGAGAGGGGTGAAAACAGAGACAGACGGGAGCGAATGCTTGAAGATGCAAAGATGAGAGGTGATTACTCGCCAGATGTTCCTCGCGTGCATACCACGGCGCTATGCGCGTACATTCCTCGGATCCGATGGCTTTCTTATGTTTCGCGTCAATAGTGCATGATCTCTAGACTGCACATTTGAGCAACAGAGTATCGCGCACCCGAGTCATGTCAAAACATCCCGACTCTCCTAGCCGCTGCATCGGTGACTAGTGGTTGTTCTTCGGACTTGTTCCGTGTTCCCCAGCCAAGAGACAGTGGGATGATTGCGTGAAGATGTCCCAGCCTCTCGGAATGAAGATTTGTCGTGGTTTGTCGTGGCAACAAGCCGGAGTTCCACTGTCAATAGCTTCATTGCACTATATCCGATAGGGATGGGTATAATCTGTACACAATGTTACGATTTCTTCGGCTGACATGCATCGCATGTCTATCGTGCGCCTGCTCGCTCCGCCTCGATCTGAGATTTCAGGTCTTGCAACACCTGCTCTCTTTTGCGAAGATGCGCCTCTAGTCCATCGATCTGTTCCTTAACCATTGCGATCTCATCGTTGAAAGACTTCAGGCTCTGTCCGCTCTTCGCTTTGCCTTCGCCGTTCTCGAGGTCGCGCAATTCTCGTCTCTTGTAATCCAGtagctgctccagctcccgCTTCACGAGCGCAGGCTTTGaatcttctcgtcttccaccTCGCGATCGCTTCTTTTCTgccgcttcttcgactttggcCATCTTTTCCTCGATCTCCTtgagctgcttcttcagccgCACTTCCTCCCAGTCCGCGTCTTTCGGTGTGTTGCCAAAATCGGTGCCCTTTGGTTTCCGCTCTCCTACACCTAAGCGTGACAAATATGTGTCTCCAAACTTGGCTTTCTTGCCCGTCAACGTGTCGTCCCGCTTATTCGTTCCCCACCGATCAGCTGCGGACTGCACACGATCGATGTTGTATTCTATTCGTCCTTGTTCGAAGGTGGCTCGTAGTGAAGGAGGAACAGATCGCGGTATTCTATAACCTTCGTGTCGATTATTGAGAATATGCAGAAATGCTAAGCAAGCGTCTTTGTTGATGCCTTCCTCGCTCTTCGGATTGACCAAGTTCCATGCACTTCTGACATCCGTGTCTGGAACATCCAGACTTTCATATAGCTCAGCAAGCGCCTCAAATCGTATCAGACCCGTTCGCGTGTCCCTGCTTGATGTGTATATCTCTTCATATTTGGTGCGTTCATTCGGTGGCATATACCAATCGAATCCATCTTTCAAGCCTTCGTTGCCCTCGTCGTCGTAATCAGGCCGCTCCCATCTCTCCCCTCCGCCACTGACAGCGCGCGTTGCCTGTACAAGATGGGCCTTGCTCTCTGGCACCAACCAGTCCGGTAGTGTCTGTGGCACGTCCAGGTACTCTCCGTTCATGATATCATATATCAGGCGCATCGCAACGCAGAATTCCTCAAAGTCCAGGCGGCCGTCATTGTCGACGTCTGCTAAGTCCCATATTCTCTCCAGTTTATTCTCCGGCAGCTGTGAGTTCTTGAGCACGGAGGCAGCCTGGGTGCCGTCCAAATGTGACGAGCCATTCGAGAGCGATGAGAAGATCTCCCAGTAACGGTCGATCTCCCATTGCTCAATCCGCTTCTCGGGCATGGTGAATATAGCTGTGGCGGACGTGTAGTGTAGGGCAATGCGTTCGTGTTGTGTTGTGAGAGTTGTCTTAGAGCTTGCGAAGCGACTGCGGATGCTCGGAAAGCTTGGAGCATGTGACGACAGCGCCAAGACTACAACGACTTCACTTGCCGTACGATTGTACCTCCCAGCTTTCTAGTAAAACAGGCCGAAGGATCGCGCTCCAAGCTGCACCTTTGAAAAGCACCAATTTTAGGCAAGGTTCAAGTGAACGCTTTCCTGGCCATAGGGTATAGAGAAATTATGTTCACAACACACTGCATTTAGCGCTCCTGCTATCTATGGTGGCTCTTTCCCAATGGCGAAGGAAGCCAAGATCAGATTTACATGTAGGCAAGTGCAGCTCTGGCCTACTTGCCTCAACTCGGTATCACTTTCCTGCGCAGTAGTGAAGACTTGTGAACGCTTCCTGCCAAACTGAGAGAGAGAGGGTGAGAGATTGCAACTTGCAGTCGCTCTGTTTCAAACAGCATGACAGACCCATTTCTCCAACGCACTATCGATTGGGCCCATCGATACTTCACTCGGAGTCACGTCTGCGTGTTCAACAGCCACACGCACTCCACAGCTATACGCACTCTCCAGTCATACGCGCCATGGATCACATCAGTCAGCTTCCTCCCGAGCTCAAAGCGATGATCTTGGGCTAGTTGTCCACAAGAAAAATCATGCAAGATATCCGCGCTATCAACAGCGACTTCCGCGCTTTCGTGGACAACCCTGGCATCAACGTCTTGCTCTTCAAACCCGTGGCAGATCGAGAAAGACGGAGGCTTCGGGCGGAGGTGTCTGAAGTGACGAGCTTTCCAGAGGGCATGGATCTGTTAATCGCTTATCGCCGCTTCCTTGCCCGGCGTGGCCGGTGGAACAGGCCTGAATGCCAAGAATGGACGAATCGTATCCTTGCGCAACGATGGATGCAAGCACGCTTACGCTCTCGAGAAGTGGATTGGAGCCCGGATGTCGAGCGCTGGCATCTTGATTGGATCCTATTTCTGCTTCGTGTGCTCTTGAGCCTCTATTTGCAACTACGCCGCCCCGGGCATCGTCTCTGGAATGACATACCACAATTTACAGATCTAGCCCATTTCAAGCAGTTTGTGGTGGCTAGAGGATCCCTTCCCCCTCGGTGGTTGCTTGAATGCGTTCGCACAACTAGTGCCAACAATGGATCACCGCAAGCTACACTGAACCTTCTGACGAATTGGTTCGTTCTGATTGCACATGGGCAATTGCAATGGTTGAAAGGGCGACAAGCCCCCTCACGCACCCTCCTGCCGTCTGTGTTGGCAGTGACGAGAGTCAGCTATATCGGTCGTAACACCCTTGTCGGGATGGCGGCAGGCCACGGCTTACGTCCGGATCGTCGGGTTAGGGCGGTGGCGGCTGGAGATCTGCAGCGAATCCTCGGAATACCCGACATCCCAGGCTTTGGACCCGCCGAGTACGATGTGGAAGCATGTTATTGTATTCGTACACCCCCGACCTACGACCGACTTCAAAGTGCTCTTCGTGGTGAAGATGCACCATTGAAGCGTCAGCAACAAAGCTGGATCCTAGAGCAGATGTATGTGTTTTGAAGGATGATCGATCATGCAGGCTGCTCAGCTGGCCACTCGAGCATTCATTGGAGGGCGATGCTCACATAAGGAGAGATGGGGTTGCTCTTGTCGATATATTCTTTCAGAAGCACTACAGGAATGAGCCAACAATAGGTCTTGTCCTCACTTGTCCGAAAAGTCCTCCACTCCGAACGCCTGGTCAACCTCCCACGATGGCGCATCAAGCTCTACACCAGCCCACCACTTCTCGATGAATTCATCCACGGACACCGGCTTCACTAGCGGATACGCCATATTCATCTCATCTCCCACGAGAGCCCAGCCCTTCGCCATCGCAATCCTTGCCTGATTATAAAACGTCTTACTCGGGTCCTCCCTCGCCTCCCTCTCCAGCACCTCGATCGCATTCTCCCTCACCAGAAACTTCCTCGAACTCACCCTCTCCAACTTCCTCACAATCTCCTTGAAACTCGTCACATCACCCCTCATCCCCATAACAGGCTCCCACTTCCTCTCCGTACTCAACGCCTCCCACACAAACCTCGCCACATCCCTCATATCCGTCAGAACCATCTTGCCCGAGCCATCACCGGCAAAATCCGCCGTTCCAGCTCGAATATTAATCACGAAATTCCAAGGTCTCAATCCCGCTaaagcttcttcctctccagaTTTGCATCCCTCCCGAATCCCGACCTCCGTCATACCTTTCGGCGTACCAGTCGCGAGAACAGACATGAAAAGCCCGCATTCGAATCGAGTGTACTCTAATCCACTCTGCTGAACGACTTCCCAAACACGAGCTTTCGGTTCGTAGAGATCAATGCCTTCGTATCCTCGGCCCGCGTACTCGGATGGAGCGAAGCGTTTCACACCGGCTTCGACGCCGGCTGTGATAAGAGCCACTTGGGCGGAGTAAAGTGCTTCTGGGGAACCGCCACCgatgagggagaggatgGTGTGGACGTCTTTGAGGTTGTTGACGAGTTGGGAATGGTTGTTGTAGTCTGTTACTCGGACTTCGACGTCTTGAGCTGAGAGATCTGGTTGAAGAGAACgggagaggacgatgagcttGTGTTTCCCGTTGTTGAGCTTGTTGGGGTGAAGGAAGGTCTTGAGCATTGTGAGGCCGAAACCTGTGGTTGCTCCTGCCAGCGCTACGGTGACCATTTTAGTTGTTTTGAGGAGACCGACGGGGAAGTGGGATCAAAGCGACTCCAATGAAATCAAGAATCTGGTCAAGAGCAGAGGACTGTGCTGATGATGCTTTTCAGGGGAATGGAATATGAGAGTGCTGTAGCAGTACCATCAAGGAGACGTAGAacaatatacttataggcaTTTTTTGTGCGCGATTCGAGAATCCTACCGTCTTATCTCCTCACTTTCCACCGTCAAAGTCCGTTAGACATTGGTAATGTGGCACCATGTTGAGCAGATTGGATCCTCTTTTCTCAAGAAGTTGCATGTCGACGGGCTATATATCTGACCGGCTGCCAAGACTTTGAGCAAGTTAGGGCTGCCTGCCGCTCACCGAGAATTTCCGCTGGCATGCTTGCAGGAGATTCCGACCGGCCTATGTTTTGCTCGTATCATGCTATTGTCTGAAAATCTCGTTCTCTGGCCTATCCACTCATATCAGTCATTCAATATCGTTGCTTGTACAAAAAGGGTATAATCATTGCTTTAAACGACGCACGTATATCCATCACGCTCAAAAATCAGACTTCTTCACCATGACCGTTTATGCAGATGCTTTCGAAGTTTTGGAGGACGGGCTCTTCAACTTGCGGCCAATACGGGACACCAGACTCGGCTTCCGCTCACTCGTTGTCTGCGGAGTAGATGTCTCTAGTACTGGGTCACCCAAGCCTTGTTCCGCAAACCGAGATCCATCACCAGTCGCCGGCGGCCTTGACCCGAGCGAGCCTCTTTCTGTACCCGGGATGCGGCCTGACGTGGTGTTTGGCGAGGCCTTGGTCTCAGGATTTTTGAGCGCTGCTGGCGAGTCGGTATTGGAGTGAGCAGGTGGATCGGGATTTCGCGCTTGTGTGACTGGTGGTAATGCTGTGAGAGGAGCGGGCATCTCACTGTCCTCATTGACTTTCTGCAGGGAGTCTCGTGGTGCTGTAGCATGCTCAGAAATCGCCACGGAATTTCTACTGGGCGCCAGGCTTGCGCGCCTCTCTCGCTCTATCGACGCTTTCTCACCGAGCACGATACCTCCAGCAGTCGGTATCCTGCCAGCGGTTTTGGTTGAGAAGCGGCGACTGTCAAGAGTGGACGGCGATGTCTGGGTCGTTCCGACTGAGGTGGTCCTTGTCAAGCTCGACCGAGTGCTGTTGGTATCAGAGTCGCCATACACCTTTCCTTTGCCCTTGTCGCGCTTGGGCGACGCAGCGCCAGGTGGCACGTCAGCACCAAGGTGATTTGGCGGCCGAACCGCACTGTCCAGTTTTGGTTCAACAACAGCAGGCTTTGTGTCGTTGGCCACAGGAGCTGCTTGCTGCACAGGTGAGGACTGTGTGGGTAAAGGTCGCTTCTCCTTGGCGACCTTCACAGGAACGGAATGCTCTCCCAGAGCAGGCAGTGGATCTGATCCAGCTGGAGCTTTCGCTTTCGGGTCAAGATCTGTCTCGCCTGACGCGCCAGAGACGCTCTCTCGTTTGGCGAATGGGTTGCTGAAGAGTGAGGAGATGCGTGTAGACCCACTCTTCGCAGCTTTGTCTCCGCTCTCTCCCACCGGCTCGGACTGCTTCACCGGTTCTGGCCGTGGTTCCACAGAATTGCTATCACTGATCAGATTGGTTTACGAACAAGCTACACACTCGCTAACTAAAGTActgggtggtggtgcttgCACTGATAGCTTTGTTCACCTGGCACGCGCGTACTCACCTgctttcttccttcttggTGTAGGCTCCCGCGGTGCCCTCCACTGGCCCATGGTTGCTCGTCTTCGGTTCCAGTGCGCCAGTTGGCTGCTTATCGACCTCCGCAGCTATCGAGCACTGTTAACCCCCAGAACAGTATAATTCTGGATAATTGGGGTACTTACTGACGAATGCCAGGCCCTTGTTAGACTGTGCTGGATCTTCCTTACCACCCAGGGCACCTTCAGCAACGGCTTCTTTTATGGACGAATGCTGCTGGGTGCCAGCGCCATGTGAAGACTGTGTGTCTGCTGCGCTAGAAATGCCAACGAATTGCAAGCCCTCATTCGTTGTGGCTGGATCCTGCTCTCTCGCCGCGGCGCTTGACTGCTCGACACCAGAAACACCCGGCGCTGCACCAGTATGCTGAGCAGCCTTGCCACCTAGTGTCGAATCTTCTGAATTCCCGGCATCGTACGGCTGATCAGCAGTTCCTTCGCCAGTCATACCAGAGACTGGCTCTTGACCCTGCTGCTCTGTGACTGTGGCGTTGTTGGAGGTCGTCGAGCTCTGCAAGCCCACTGCTGAGGCCAGAGTAGAGAGAATTCCTCCCCCAGGGGCGAGAGCCTTCAAGGGAGCTGCAACGTTCTTGTCATCGGCAGCTATACATGAAGACGTCAGCTTTTTGAAACCTGAAGAAGTCCTACGAAGCTTGTTCTGTAACTCACTCGTAGAATTGGCACTCTCGCCAGCAAGGTGAGAATCTTCCACATTGCCGGAGTCGTAAGGCTGATCTGCTGTACCAGCACCTGTGACGCCGCTCACAGGCTCTTGGCCTTTGGTTTCATTGttcgcggtggtggtgttggcatCGCCCAAGCCAACAGCATTCTTTAAGGTTTCCATATCTAGGCGCAATCGCCCCAAACCCAATCACTGGGCCCACGATTCAAGCTCAGCTGAGGACGAACGTGTCACAAGTCGGAAATCGCAAACGCGTGTCTGTACTTTCGGATGAATGTGCCGGCGGAGGTCAGCCTTGAGTCGCCAACGAGGGTCTGTCGGTAGTGCAGATAAGAATCTAGCAAGAACGAGTAAGTGGAGGTGAATGTCAATGACCAGATAGCCGCATGAGATAAACTCTGAAGCTGTCTTCTAAAATGGAGAAGCTTCAAGGCAGAGCATGCGGGCACGCGATGTGATGATGACGTTCCTAGCTTCGATCTCCAGCCGCCGCAAGCACAGAGCGATCCAATCAGTGGCGCGACCAACACTTCCTTTCACCACGCAGCATGAACAGGAAACAGGTTGGTACAATTGAAACCACAGACAGAGAGATCTTCAACGCACCCGTCTGTCATTGCGCTGTGTACGTAGATCTTGTAACAGGAACAGATCTCACGCTGTCCTGGTTTGTGGAGGCAGTGCCAGCTGCACGGCAGCTTGACCCCAAAGCTTGGCCTCCAACTTCGTGGTGCTAGAGCTCCACCAGACAGCTTCTATTAAAACATGCAAGCGTGAAAGGGTATCATTTGTAGCATGCATCATCCTGTTTTCCCATGGCCTGAAACCCGATTTTGTAATTCAAACACGCCTCAAACTCCTCGCTCAAGCATTTCAACCAGACGTCAATCGGAACGCGTGGCCCGTGGTGATGTTGGACATGTCGCAGATTCCTGTTCTTGCATGGATGTACATTCCTGCTTCCCAGGTAGCCATCGTCCAAGGGGCTCTCAGAAGGCAAGATTCGTGGCCTATGCCCTTTGCTTGTCCTTGTAGTGCATATCGTagtgcttcttcgtcatgaAAGAGATGGGTATCATatccgccttcttcttgtgtgAAAGGTTCTTGCGACAGACGGGACAACTGCCATGGCCTCTGTCGTTGGTCCTCGCAGCCGCAACGAGAGCTTGATGCAAACACTCGTGGCAGAAGAAGTGTCCGCATGCGGTTGCAGTGCAATTCGTGAAGTTCTCCAGACAGATGATGCACTGCCTACGCCCAATCTTCTGAGGCATCGAATCATCAGaagcctgctgctgtgctctgATGGCTTCTTGTTGTTGAGCTTGCAAtagctcctcttctgctgacGGTGCCTCGTTTGCCAGGTCGATCTCCTCTATCTCACCTCCTGATGCACGCCTACGTTTGGCACACCCATCACTGCCCGATGCCGTGGCATCTGTTGATCGCTTGCGTTTTGTTTGGCgcgttggtgctggtggagaGGTTTCTGTAAGATCTACGACGCTCGAGCGGCGAGCACGCAGACGGCGTGCCATTACTTCTTCGTTGTCGTCTTCAGAATCGGTGTCCTCGAGTGTGACGAATTCGTGCGAATCGAGCGAGGTGGGTGTGGAAGCTTCGGTGGGGCCTGCGGGCGGCTCGTCTTGGTCGAGGTTGAAGGCAGGCAGAGGCGCTCGCTCGAATTGCAGGTATGGCAGCGGCTCGAGCTGTTCTGTTTGCTCGCGGCTCGCGTCTGGAAAGAACTCGTCGTGCCGAAGTGAGTGTCGTGCAGGCGCGGAAGACAATGTTGGAGAGGAGCGGGGTAGGGGTGGCGGCGTGTCGTGAGCATAAGCCGTCGGGGCGACATGTTCACTTGCAGCGTCAATTATGCTCACTGCTCGGTGGCCTGCATTGTAGACTCACTTCCCATCGTGATGAGATTCACGGATCCGGCTGCCATCTGGCTCCTCCACACCTCCTCCGAAGTCGCCTTCCCAATCGTCCAACGCCTCGAAGCCCCAGGTCGACATATCGACGGTAGGAATAGTGGGATGGGATTACATGGTCGAGGATATGGAATGCAGATGTCGGAACTGGTCAAGGCCAGAACCCACGAGATGATCGGCACGCTTCGGACGCCACTGCACAAGCCACGCGAGCGCCGGTAAAACGGGAACAGGGCCTGAGCTCGGTAGGGCTGAGAAGCAATGCTGGTCCATGACATGCTTCACTCGGCCTGCCTCAGTCACGCATCGATCACGCTCATCAGCAACATGTCCTGACGGGGAGCCAGTACATCGCACACGCCATGCGATCACCATGCCATCGCCAACTGGTCAACGCCGTCGAAAGGACTCAGCAAAGCTCACTCCTCGGTCGCATTCCCCTGACGCGCTCGCGTGCGCGCAAAGGTTATGCCACCGCGACGGCCACGCAAGAAGTGCAACATGAGCCACCCACACGCTCACTCGCCATTCCGACTACGCCAAGACACAACGAGATAGGCGTTCAGCAAGTCAGCGCCTATGTTCACTCACAGTTGTTCCCATCACCCACAGCCCCGAAGGCAGACGAAGAATTGGTGGCACTAGCTAAGGACCATCTTGCCCGGCATGAGTTGCTCGGCAAGACGAGTGATACCTCAGAGCCCGTGGGCTTCGACTTGCCTGACCTGCAAGGTGCATCGCTGGACGAGCACTTCTACAGATTGGGCATGGACAGTGCTGAGCCATACTTGAGCCTGGCCACAAAGTATGCCCGTGCCTCGCCGCCACCTAGGCCACGACGATGGGTGCAAAGGAGTGGATGGACCAAGTATCATCCTGATGGCACTGCAGAGCCAGTGGAGTACCCGCAAGAGGAGGTTATCACCTTTGATACAGAAGTAATGTGGCACGAGACGAGCTTTCCGGCCATGGCTTGCGCAGTCTCGGATCAGCATTGGTACGCCTGGCTCTCACCTTGGTTATTAGGCGAGAGTGAGAACGATAGGCATTTGATACCATTGGGTCCTCGCAACAAACCACGAATCGTTGTGGGCCACAACATTGGCTACGATCGAGCACGGATATCTGAAGAATACAGCTTGGAACAATCAAAAACCTTCTTCGTGGACACGATGAGCTTGCATGTTGCCACGAATGGCATGTGCAGCCAGCAAAGGCCGACTTGGAACAAGCACAAGAAGGAGCGAGACATGCAGGATAAGATTGCCGCCTCGGATGACAGCGCAGACTTGGCCTCGCTACTTGAATCTGGAAAGGCATCATTCGATAGCGAAGAGGAGTTGTGGGTTGGTAGAGCTTCGGTGAACAGTCTTCGAGATGTTGCCAAATTCCACTGCAACATCACAATCGACAAGGCCCGTCGAGAGTGGTTTGGAGAGCTGGATCGCGCAGGCATTGTAGAGCGCCTCGATGAGCTACTGGACTACTGTGCGGCTGATGTGGACATCACTCACAAGGTCTACAAGAAGGTCCTGCCACTGTTCCTTGAGACTTCGCCCCATCCAGTTTCGTTCGCCGCTCTCAGACACTTATCGACAGAAATTCTGCCCGTGGACAAGAGCTGGGAGGCATTTATCGCAAACGCAGAAGCTACATATCATCGACTGTCCTCGGGCGTGCAGGAAAGATTGGTCGATCTGACAGAACGAGCAGTTGCGCACAAGAGCGAGCCTGGAGTATATCGCAA from Cercospora beticola chromosome 3, complete sequence includes the following:
- the END3 gene encoding endocytosis defective-related protein, which encodes MPEKRIEQWEIDRYWEIFSSLSNGSSHLDGTQAASVLKNSQLPENKLERIWDLADVDNDGRLDFEEFCVAMRLIYDIMNGEYLDVPQTLPDWLVPESKAHLVQATRAVSGGGERWERPDYDDEGNEGLKDGFDWYMPPNERTKYEEIYTSSRDTRTGLIRFEALAELYESLDVPDTDVRSAWNLVNPKSEEGINKDACLAFLHILNNRHEGYRIPRSVPPSLRATFEQGRIEYNIDRVQSAADRWGTNKRDDTLTGKKAKFGDTYLSRLGVGERKPKGTDFGNTPKDADWEEVRLKKQLKEIEEKMAKVEEAAEKKRSRGGRREDSKPALVKRELEQLLDYKRRELRDLENGEGKAKSGQSLKSFNDEIAMVKEQIDGLEAHLRKREQVLQDLKSQIEAERAGAR